ACTAGTGGTGGCTTCCAGGAGGTCTATGACTGGAATCGTCAGATGGGTCTGACGGCGTCTGTGTGTAGAACCCAGATGAGAGGGCAGGTCATGGAGAGCTTCGGGTGGGTGGACGAAGATACGAGGGACCTTATCCACACCGTTGTCGACGAGACCCTTCACACCTGCTTTGGTTTCATCAAATTCCCTTAGCTCTTTTATTCGGTCATAACTCGGAGTTGGAGAGATAAAGCCTGAAACTTCGTCGGCGCCGGAGACGACcaccattttccttttctttagtgGGTTTCGAATACTATTTTGAAGGGCAGGTGGAAGTTGGAACTAAATAGAATTCATTAGTCTCCTCCACTCCTTGAACTGGTGAAGTGAATACGTAATTATCTGTCGTCACTCGTTAGAAACGGCCACAGAGAAGGACAAAACTACTTTGATTGTTTAGTTCTTTGAGGTACCAATGCTTTGATTTTGGTGGTGGGGATGGGAGCAGAAAATCTCCGGTGGACTACATGACCATTTGGAAAAATGAACGGAAAGTCTGGCTTTGATGTAGCTTATCTGTGGACTTACCTACCACACATTATTATAGAGGCTAATCCCGACACATTATGGAAGAGTTAGCCATAGATATAAATTTTTGGCTTAGAATTAGATTTTTTAGTTGATGATTAATGGCAATATCGAAAGTGGGCTCCCTCTTTTTGTCAAGGATATTATGTGATTCAATTTTTCCTCATCGTCCTgttttttccatcttttttctttaagctatgtttggttgtaaggggaattaaaaggaagagaaatgaaattttcatacttaaaaaaaaaaatatatatatatatataatcattactcatgtgattttaacattaacttcaaatcattccatatttggttataaaatttcactttactttgcatccaaatcccTTTACTATGatatgcaaaataaaatttacatgtaaaatatatcattactaaatatgattaaaaaaattaagtagtttatacattCACTTGGGAtcatgattataaacattttttttttaaagtacgaaaattttccttcccttcccttcctttcccttcaaattcccattgcaaccaaacggagccttaagACAAATCTGATTTATTagcatcttttcttttcttttttacctaTTACACTCTAAGGAGCCGTccaaggggactttactcaTGCACGGTCGAATCCACTTTGAATTTGATAAATGCATTGCTTTGTGAAGTATGTGTTCACATATTCTCTATAGATTTACCTGTTGTAGATTGGAGATTGGAAACTGATATTCGAAAGTAAACAATTGTTTAATTAAAGTATTGATTTTTAAATCTGTATATTTTGCGGGTAACTTCGTCAAGTATTGTCCAACAAATTGTTATTCAATGATTGAGGAATATGAACTTTCTACTTATGATCATCATGAATTGAATTATAATCAAATTTCTTTGGGTCGGTTGTCGATGCTAGTAATTTGGGATTACACAATTCGAACAATTACAAATTCCACTCgagagagggaagagggggGAAAGAGAACATGTATGACAAGAGTCGATCCTTAGACCATCCACACTCCTGGTTTTACGTAACTGCGTCAAGTATTATCCAACAATGACTGAGGAATAtgaactttctattttgttaagATATTAGAGCCATAGCTCCAGTGCGCCAAGTACCATTGCAATACCAACAATACAGCCAACCCATTACCCCCATCGAATAATCAACCCATACACCTATTCTATAGATCAACCCGCATCACCTATTTACTACCGGATCACCTTGATTCTACATCCTTTGCAACGAGGGATGagatgcagtgagcatcgaaCAACTGAGAGCATCTGGACACCATCCTAGGGCTCTCAACCACTCAATACTCACTGCACTGGTGCAACAGTTGTAGATGATTTTCACACGATCACCTTGCATCATATTGTTCGGAACAGTAGAATCCCAACACATACCGCATCCCCTTTGCCTCAACCTCCCATTACACTGTGTCAAACCCACATCAACTTGCATATTCACTACTTGCGCCAATTTCGACTTCTAATTTATGTACTTTTATggtttgttttcattttcttttctcagaTAGAATTTTAGGAAAGGTTTACCAGGAGAAAGTTCCCTACAAACATtgtgccaattttttttttttttttttttttttttaaagccaTTTGGTGTGCTTCAGCCACCCAAATCCTATTAGAATAACATCGGTCCATAACTCTTTGATATTTCTCTAATAAGTTTAGTTTAAGGAAGGACTAAAGGTGATTTGCATTCTAATTTATGTAGACATTTTGGGCTCAAGATATGTATTAGGATGAAATGTTTTTGGTAATAAGAAATTTAGTATTGAACATATAGGTTTCAAATTACAAGCTTCAAGAATCCAGTGAGTGGATACAAACCATTAAGGTTTCAAATTACAAGCTTCAAGAATCCAGGGAGTGGATACAAACCATCAGCTCCTACATGTTAAGTGTCAACCCCTCTAAGCAATGAGAAAATTCAGGtgcttttttttatatttttcaaataagcaatgttttaaaaaataaatgtctTCCATCAAAGTTTCAAGGTTACACAATTTTATTCTTCACAAAGACAAACAAAACTTATTTCTCCTtctagaatatattaaaaagcTCCCAGTCTAAGCATTATCCACATCAATATATACAAGGATATTATTTaacaatatttatttttctctaaaaaataaataataatggaGGCATAGTATACAGGTATAGGATATGTCTTAGGTTCAGAGAATCTTTATCCTTTCATATTTTTAACCCATGaattattctaaaaaaatattttttttttcaatgggtcaaaattaaaaaaaaaaaaaaaaaaaaaaaaaaaaaaaaaaaaacagaatcacCCACTTTTAaatttccctttacaaaattacccactttaTGTTCACTTAACAAAATTGTTtcacaaaattacccaccacaGTGTCTCTCCCTCCATTGTTCATATTGTTTAACATTTTTACCCCTAACCCTACTCCTACCTTCCCACCCATCCCTTCTATCCCCGCGACCATTTCCTCCATGTTGTAAATAAGGGAGGGAGAGACAAtagtgggtaattttataaaccTAAATTCAATGTTATATACTTTTGTCAAGTTACAGTGGGGAGCTAAGGACATTGCGGATTCTGTTAGTGAGGATATGATTAATTAAGATGAGTTGAACCATAGTGTGGAGGTGACCCATCAAGTTGATAATATAGATGGTACACATTTGGACTTTTCAGAGGAAGCATCAGAGTCAAATGATAATGGTGAAAGTGCCCCGTACTTTCTTCGCTCCGGAGATTGAGCTGCTTAACTTCTTCATAGCATCTTTTCCCAATtgctaaaattttctttatatattatataaggGAAAAGTACAGGCATGCTAGCAAGATACCGAGGTATCAGGTATGCTAGCAAGccttgaccgttggattagaAGGGCCAAATCTACACCATTGGATACTTTTTGTCGTACCTAACCTTCCTAGCCTGACACTATACcgtcactcttcttctccctcactatcTTCGTCACCGTCTCAGTCTCCATCATCGGTGTTTCCTCCAAAGACATCGTCATCTCACCTGAAACCAGCATCCCTCTACGTCTCTGGCTCCCACTCCCtcccttcttcgtcttctttgcAAGAACTGAAATCGTCCCCAGAGCATTGGCAACGGCGATGATCGCCAATGGAAAACGATTACGGTTAGGGTCGAGGATAAAGAGAAGGGGGGAGGTGAAAACCAGAGAAAACGAGATTTGGCTTTGGAAGTACCGAAGTAGATTAGATTAACCttcgaaaaaaaaattagattaacACATTTTAGGGTAAAGAATGGAGTAGTTTTTGCTTGCCGGAGGAAATGCATGCTTGAGATCTGTGTTCGCCTGTGGGCTTTACTTGGGGCTTCTTTTATCAATGGGTAGTATTTCGTCTTTGAAAGTCTTTGTGGttgctttcttcctttttgttcGGATTCCTTTGATGGGATGCAATGAAATAAAAACCAGATTGAATGTCACCTGGAATTGATTTTATGAAATTTGTGTTTAGTGGGCgtgaatgattttttatttttttcttttctgtgttCTATCTCCCATGGTTTTGAGGATGGTTTCGATGAGTAGAGAGAATGGTTTGGGAGCTATTGTTTGAGTGCCGACGTCAATGAATCGGAGAGTTCAAGTAATTTTTCTTGTCGGCGCTATGATGGTGAGGGAGCTTCAAGTTCTCTTGCATCTTCTCCCCTTGCCGGATGTCCACCAACTGGTAATTCAGGTTTTCCGATGCCGCCGCCTTTGATGTTGCCTGTCATCGGTGGGAGAGATGTGGTGGTTTGTGATGAGAAGTCGGAAAAGCCAGAACATAATTTTCTGGttagtttttctttctattttatatttccCTTTCATCTTAAACTACTGCTTCCTCTAGCACATTTAATCTTTATCAGTTTCTTTTTGCAGAAGTAGAGATGATGGAGTGgctctctaaaccctaaaacgctCTTTATTCTTAGATTTTGTCATTGCTTTCTCCGGCTGGATCTGGTAAAAGATCCCACTGTCGGTTGGATATGGTAAAAGACCCCACCGGAGTTCGCTCTCTGTTCTTAGATTTTTGTCGTCGCTTTTTCCGATGAGAAGAGAgagcgaaagagagagaggaaaggtgtAGCAATAGTGtattgaaaatttgtatatcttctttccatccaactgtTTAATTTAAGTTGAACAAATCCTACAGTCAAaatcccgctagcattcctaattcctaggtactacgctagcatacctatccctctcccattataTAAATTGTGCTACAGGGTTTTGTCCTGTTTGAGTTAGGgacctctcctcctttcttttggtctgcCCAAAGAAGGTTGTAGGGATTGTCTTTCTCtgtgtttttatgttttttttttttttttttctttttccttaatacatacaaattacctataaaaaaaagtataattttatTAAGTGAAATAtaaaatggataattttgtaatcGGAAACACAAAAGTGAGTAATCAAATAATTTCACAGCTTGAAATATGCCAGAGCAGAGGAGCGATCAAATTTCTTCTCTCGGTAGGATGCGGTATACTCTTTAATGGTGGTTTCCCTgtagacaggtgggttgtctttTGACAACAACTCCTTGATTGGCCCATAAACCCTTGTGGATGATTGAAGCCCAGTAGTGaagaaacaagccaccgaaagCCTTGGGCCTTTGCTGTGAGCCAGTACTCGATGTTCTATGCTCTTAAATATATCTTTAGAAATCAGCTGCGCCACAACCACAATCAAAAACCCATTAAGTTATAGCATCAGACCAAGCTTATATCAAATTAATGGCTTTGACTTGCCTGCAGAAGATCCCCAATGTTGATGATGAGAGCTCCTGGCATGGGGGAAACATTAACCCATTGGTTCTGATAAAGAACTTGGAGCCCACCAATTTGGTCTTGCAGAAGGATTGTGAGGAAATCATTGTCGGAATGCTTGGAGGTGCCGAGAGTCAGTTCAGGCTGAGGGCAGGCAGGATAATAGTGAGGGAGAAGAGCATGACCCCCTGCACAACCCATGTCTATcaagtgtttggggtttagccCCAGAGACTCTGACAGTAACTCGAACAAAACAATCCCCAACCTCCTTACTTGCTTCGAGTATTCCATCAATGCATCTCTTCCAATAAATCAAAACCCATATACACTAGTTACTGATTGAGTTAATTATTCTATATTTTCAAGAATTTCAATTCTCTAAGTCACTTTAGGTACCTGCAAATGAGAGGCAGTTCTTGAGGGTCAAGAGGCTGAGGACCCATTACGCAATACATGGTATCCCTCCAATCGGCAGCAGGAGAGCTGTAGAGATCATAATTGGAGTTGTGGACGACCTTCTCACCAACGAAATCGCGACTGTAAAACTGTTTCTTGATCTCCGTATCTTGCTCGTAGAACCTTCGAACCCCTTCCAGTGTCTCCAGCAACAAAGTCTGTGGGATCCCATGATTCACCACTGGGAAGAAACCCCATGTCTCTGATGCTTGCCAGATTTTGTCTACTACTTCCTTCCTTGCTTCTGTCTGGTCTACGCCGACGATGGCCTCCTGAAGGTCTATGACCGGAATCGTCAGATGGGTCTGACGGCGGCTCTGAATGGAACCCAGATGAGAGGGCAGATCATGAAGGGTATCGGGCGGGTGGACGAAGATACGAGGGATCTTAACCACCCCGGCGTCGGCAAGACCCTTCACACCTACTTTAGTTTCATCGAATTCCCTTAGCTCCTTCATTCGATCATAACTTGGAGATAGAGAGGTATTCCCTGAAACTTCGTCGGTGCCGGAGACGACCACCATTTTTCGTTTTCTTTAGTGGGTTTTGAATACGATTTGGAAAGGCAGATGGAACTAAATGGAGCTTATCTCTTCAGTTCTGCGTAGTGGGGAAGTGAATAAATATGGCTTTGCTAGAAACCGCCATAGCCAAAGAAGAAACTAAGAAAAGCTATCTGATAATGCCAACTCTGAGATTAGCAAGTTCCAGATCGAGGCATGCAGGGATGCCCCCTCGGCGCAACCATGTCTGTCAAGTGGTTGGGGCTTAGTTGAAACGCTTCTAATAGTGACCCAAACAAAGAATTCCTGAGTCTTGTCACTTGCTTGTTGCAGTTGCTGTTGTACTCCATTATATCTCTTAACTGATCAATCACAGTGCGTGATAACATCAAAgatatttaaatattttcattCCTTCACCAGCTGATCCAATGTGTTCCAAGTAAATCAAATCATTAATTCATGTGAACTGAAAAAAAACTCTGGAATTGGTTGAAAGGATCAGTTAATCTCAAATCCATATATTTTGGCTATTACTATTTGGGTATACGTTTACCAGGAACCTAGAGACAATTCATAAAGGTGCGGAGATGGGGAGGATACATGAGGCAGTAAAAAGACTACGTACAATGGAattggttggttttttttttttttgccagtTTGTCTATTTGGAAACAGGCTCTCCGCAAAGTGGGGTAAGAAAGGCTACATACATTGGATTCAGCTCCTCTCATAAGCCCAGGTCTTGCACATGGTCTCATAGTTATCTGAATGAGCGCCATGTGGTGTGGCGATGATCCAATGGTGCTTCGTGTCTTGTTCTCCGACCCTTTGTCAGTGCTTTGTTTTTCATGCCTTTCTCAAACTGTTGGATCATTACATTGCCATGTGTCACTCACCCAAGTGGTTATGGGCTGACATGGATAATGGGTGctaaggagaggagccggatcccatgtgattgtatgaactacttaattttttttaccatatttagtgAATATACATTCTAcatgtaatatttattttacattttatagaaAAGAGATTTGGATGcaaagaatttaataactatatatggaatgatttggatttgtaagtttgaaaattttccttcctttccctttaaagAGTCTCAAGTAATTTGAATCTATTTTCCTATagataattttctatttatattttgaCATTGTAGAGGCAAAtgggtcatttttttttgtgggggggggggtggtaaaTAGGTCATGTAGAGATAGTTAAAGACTTTTAGGCGTGCTATTTTCTCATGAGATTTTAGAGATGTTTTTGGATTATTTCTTAAACATCATAATgttgatttcaaaattttctgaTTTAACATGGCTTTCATACATATAGAATATTTTTTCATGCATTTAGGGTTTCATGACTTGTAGGGtagttttgtaatttttccttttcaatctcatttttatttttatttattctatttttagATGGCGAAATGTTTTTTCACTTGGTTGatttattttcctcttcctATGGCCTATTTAGATTCATTATATGTGTGCACAATGGCAAACTTATATTTATGTACTTTAGGGttagttttcttcttattttttatgtcaaaatttgaaatataGTATAatattgttttctcttttttatttttggtagaataatATTGCATTCTCTTAACTCTCTTTTAGCGTGTATTGccgaattttattattttttttttttgggtagaaaaagcTGAAGTCAtaaattagtttcaattttattttcttttttaaataatgtgTTCTtgtattttagatttttttttttttgataaaataatgcattaattaaaaggggaaaaaaaaagggaacaaaagaaggaaaagccTATTGGTGTCAAACGGTTGGTTCAGGTTTAGCCCAGTTTTGGTCAGGCTGAATCAGTTTCGATCTAGGAATGAGTGAGACCAAAACTAAACTATTAAGTAACTTCAGTTTTCGATCAGTTTTAGTTATGGTTTAGTACGATTTCAGTTTATTTCGGTTTTTCAGTTATAGTTAATACCGATTTAGATCGAATTATTTTCAAGCTTAAACCACAACGGAATCTTATTTTCATAACCTTTAATGAGAAAAtaatcgataaaaaaaaaaacactttaaatcaTCATCCCCAAGTGAAACaagtaaaaaattagaaataaggATATTGATTTGATGTGTTCATGTTGTAtttggaataaaaataaataaattgtaagGTGAAaataacttcttctttttttttttgtgaaaaaaataactaatatttAAATCAATagtgttagtgattctaaatcctagaatcatttgaattacttATAATGTATAGAATACAataatgaataatggaaagaaatcaatcacatacccgttgagcgtgaataaagtccataaatcaaggttgacgcttgtaccacgaattatgatgaagaaccacgcaatatgggtccttctactgagatcttctgcagcctcttactatgggatcttctctttgtctctacactagctctgtga
The Macadamia integrifolia cultivar HAES 741 unplaced genomic scaffold, SCU_Mint_v3 scaffold836, whole genome shotgun sequence DNA segment above includes these coding regions:
- the LOC122070143 gene encoding 1-aminocyclopropane-1-carboxylate oxidase homolog 1-like, with protein sequence MVVVSGTDEVSGNTSLSPSYDRMKELREFDETKVGVKGLADAGVVKIPRIFVHPPDTLHDLPSHLGSIQSRRQTHLTIPVIDLQEAIVGVDQTEARKEVVDKIWQASETWGFFPVVNHGIPQTLLLETLEGVRRFYEQDTEIKKQFYSRDFVGEKVVHNSNYDLYSSPAADWRDTMYCVMGPQPLDPQELPLICRDALMEYSKQVRRLGIVLFELLSESLGLNPKHLIDMGCAGGHALLPHYYPACPQPELTLGTSKHSDNDFLTILLQDQIGGLQVLYQNQWVNVSPMPGALIINIGDLLQLISKDIFKSIEHRVLAHSKGPRLSVACFFTTGLQSSTRVYGPIKELLSKDNPPVYRETTIKEYTASYREKKFDRSSALAYFKL